One genomic region from Anopheles bellator chromosome 2, idAnoBellAS_SP24_06.2, whole genome shotgun sequence encodes:
- the LOC131210837 gene encoding histone H3-like centromeric protein A — protein sequence MGARKKKTSTKPKKPTTEPVPQTAKPTTKTATGINRPRPEFRRFEDDEALRYAMGEEEEDISDDLSQDNTNQSKPNFSFLPSHQHSSPRGAKQTNGTTGTENRIASTPILQNLETPSTSSASTSLDKSSQPLTKGKSGRRKQATPRNLKLIKDIVHLQSTVHNLIPKMSFGRLIREILIEYSNSHLKVTRDMLVCLQEAAEIYVVQVFEDAYRCTLHRGRVTLLPKDMQLVLFIRGDMK from the coding sequence ATGGGAgcacggaaaaagaaaacttccactaaaccaaaaaaacccaCGACCGAACCGGTACCTCAAACGGCAAAACCAACGACTAAGACAGCAACAGGAATAAACCGACCGCGACCGGAATTTCGGCGATTCGAAGATGACGAAGCATTACGATATGCTATGGGCGAAGAGGAGGAGGACATTTCGGACGACCTGTCGCAGGACAACACTAACCAATCGAAACCCAACTTTTCCTTCCTCCCGTCACATCAGCATTCGAGTCCGCGCGGTGCTAAGCAAACGAATGGGACTACCGGCACGGAGAACCGTATTGCGAGCACGCCAATCCTGCAGAACCTGGAAACCCCGTCGACATCGTCGGCGTCCACGAGTTTGGATAAGAGTTCCCAACCGTTGACAAAGGGCAAATCGGGCCGCCGAAAGCAGGCAACTCCCCGAAATTTGAAGCTCATTAAGGATATTGTTCATTTGCAAAGCACCGTGCACAATCTGATTCCAAAGATGAGCTTCGGACGCCTCATACGCGAAATTTTGATCGAATATTCCAATTCACACCTGAAGGTTACGCGCGACATGTTGGTGTGTTTGCAAGAGGCGGCCGAAATATACGTTGTCCAGGTATTTGAAGATGCCTATCGTTGTACCCTCCACCGCGGACGAGTAACGCTCCTTCCAAAGGACATGCAATTAGTTTTATTCATACGAGGAGACATGAAATGA